Below is a window of Candidatus Bathyarchaeia archaeon DNA.
GATGGTGGACTTGGAAAGACTCTACGACAATATTAAAGATGCACAATGGTTTTTCATTGAGAAGAAGGATGGAACAAAAATCGGTTTTATTTCCCATTTTCTGTCAGCGGGCGAAACGGAGATAGGCTATAACATCGTGCCCAACGAGCGAAACAAGGGCTATGCCAACGAAGCGATTCAGGTAATAATCGACTATCTATTTCTATCCAAAGACATAATGAGAATTCAGGCAAAGGCTGACACAGAAAATGTTCAATCATGGAAAGCGCTTGAGAAGGCTGGGTTCAAACGAGAAGGCATTCTCAGAAGAACTTTCTACTGCCGTGGAAAGTGGAGAGATGACTGCATATACAGCATCATACGCGAAGAATGGAAAGAACCAAAAATACTGACAAAAACAACTTCAAGATAGCTCAGATTTGTGTGTGTGCATAGAAATTCTATCCAACCAACCCATTCGTCGTTTCTGTGTGTGTATGCATAGAAACTCTATCCGTGCGCGCTACACACTCTGCCAAATACAAACAAACGCGTACAGATAGACAAGCAGTGACCAGAACAAATAGCGTGCGCAAGGTTCCTAGCGTTTTCTTCACTGTTGAAGAAGGCTGAATCGCGCGTAAAGGTAATCTGACCGATATAAACAACTTTACGGGAGTGAGTGTTGAGTCACATGGATGTTAGCAGAGTCGCCGATGAGAAGTACATCTATTTAACGACTAGAGGTAGGAAGACTGGAAATCCACACACAGTTGAGTTGTGGTTTGCAATAGCTGGAAAGAAAATTTATCTTAGCCATGAAGGAGCGTACACTGACTGGATGAAAAACATTCTTGAGGATGGTCGAGTCGAGTTTAAGATCGGAAAGATCCAGTTTAAGGGCAACGCTCGAATTGCTAAAGGTGGGGAGGCTTTTGAATTGGGAAAACATGCTCTCTACCTTAAATATTATGGCAATGCAGACGAAGACACAATTAACGACTGGTTCTCAGAGTCAACAATAATTGAGATTTCAACGATTGATATGCTGTAAAGGTGAGATTCACTACGAATCCCCTACTAGAATTTCTATCCCAAACCCAAACAGAAGGCGCGCGCTTGCAAAGTTTTCGCTAGTTAGCTAAAAATAGAAAGACCTGGTCAAATTTTGCGCTGTTTGGTAACCTTATCTGACTCGGAAATTTCCTCTTCTCTCAACAGGGTCTCGCTTAATAATCTAATTAGCTCACTTACGATTTTTTTCAATACAGGTTTATCACACGTTTCAAGATCAAAAGTTCCATCCGGCGTCTTAGCTTGCGCATAGTTTTGCATGATGAACTGCTGTATTATTCTTTCAATATAACCCGATTTTTCCTGTTTAATTTCCTCTCTTATATCTCCTAAATCTATTCTACTCATTTTTCTTCACACCTATGAATTCATAACGCACCAGCAATAAAACTAACGCTAGCTAGCTTTTTTTGTGTCTCCGTCGTCGTTATTTTGCGTCGTCGTCGTCTCGTCGTCGTTTCCCCTGTGTGTGTGATCGAAATTCTATGCACACACACAGTTTGACTGACTATCTGACTGACACTCTCTCTGAGTCACGTAGAGAGTGACACACAGAGAGAGACACACGCAAGATAGACAAAAATATATGAGCAACAGATGAAGAAAGCTGTTTAGAGCCGAACTCTAGGAAATAGACCAAGTGAAGCAAATTGGCTGAAGATAGGTTAAACAGACTTAATCTATTTGAAGCGGTGGTTTTTGCCCTCTATGGTAATTGGCTGATTTCTCTCCTTGTTGACAAAATAAGTTTTTCAAAATTCCCAGCTTCTTTCAACGTGTTTGGAGAGTGGTATCAGGCTGTCTGTGTTGGGCTTGCATTTTTCTGTCTGATAATTCTTTTTGCATTTTCAATATTTGCACCTAATTCCGTGAGAAATTGGTCTGTTTTTGTTATATATACTGGTCACGTTGTTGGGATATATGCAGCGTTCTCCGTTGAGGGTTGGACTCGTTCCAATTTAGTTTTCTTTTTTATTGGTCTTGCCCTCTTTTGGACAACCTTTGTCATCGAACTTAGAAGGATACGACTGAGTAGGGAAAGAGTCAATGCTCCCCCGCCTACCTGAGAACTTCGACTTTTTTCTCAACCCAGAATTTTTGTCTTAATGTGGAGCGCCACAGAAAAAGACAAAATCGAAGCAGGCAGAGGTTGATTTCGGGAAGTGGAAAGGCAAGTTATGAGTTCTTTAGGTGTGAAGACCTAACTTCCCCATGGCGTGTGTGAGAAGTCAGACCAAAATAGATACTTTTTTGACATAATTGTTCCAGACAAATGTTATTACGAGACTCAGGTAGAAAGAAAATCCATGAGCAACAACGTTGACTCCAACGCCAACGCTCAAGAATATTTCAGGTGAAAGAAAAATCTGAACAAGTAGCGAAATCAAAACTAAAAGATTGAATAGGACCATGAGTTTCGTGGATTTTTCTTGGGTTTTGAATTTTTCCCAATTCAAAATACTTAGACCATTGATAAGTGAGAACCCCAATAAGACTCCCTGAACAGCATAAACAACCCCAGAAGCTCCAAGTGATGGTTGAGAAGTCAAGAAGACCCAAAAGATATTTGATGCAACTGCTGACCCAAAAGCGCAGACCAAGAAAAATGACTGGATTCTTCTTTTAGTTTCGGATGTCAGACTGCTGTTGCAGACCGCGAACAGAAGCGTATATGCGAAAAGCCCGACCATGTTATAAGCAAGATGTATCGGACTCGAATGAACAAAAATAGAAGTCACGATGCCCCAAGGTGTTGCTCGGGACAACTCGAGAATGGAATTTGTAGGAGGATAAATTGAAAAGCTTATGTAAAGTGCTATACTGGAGACTAGGAGAAAAATACACGCTGAGAGAATTCTTCTGAAATCAAAAACAGTTCTCGAAAATGCCTGAATGCTCACTCTCAATTTCAGATTATTCTTTTTCACGATTGCAATCACATTGTTTGTAGATTTATTCTTTTAGAGCGCGCTAGGTAAACTGAGGATTATCTGTCGGATTCAACTGAGAGAGATTAGTCTTTATGCTTTTGTATCTCAGAAAGAGAGTTGATAGTTTCTTTTCGCAATGCAGCCTCAATAAATTCTGACTTTACTATTCCCAGAATATCCAAGTTATCTTGAAAGAGTCTCTTTTGGGCATCCTTGAGTTTTTGAAGGTCTTTTTTCTCTTCTTTTGTTTCTTTCGGTTCTTTCGTTTTCTTCTCGCTGATGCGTGCATGAGACAAACGATGTCTTATTTCCGAAAAGCGCTTTTGTCGGTCTTTGTTTTCTGGAAGCACGAAAATTGCTTCGAATGCTTTGCCATTCAAATCAAAAGCGATTTTGTAGGCATTCATAAAGCTGTCATCGAAATTGCCCTCGACAAAAGAATCAAGAGATAAACGAAGATAATGCATAAGCAAGTCAACATCGTTGCGGGTATTTTCATCCGAAATCCTCTTTAGAAATTCATCCTTGATATTTCGTATGAATTTTCCTCTATCACTTATTCCGAGTTCTCTGTGTAGAATTAGAGTCCTCCATGACATGTTTGAGCCAATTATTGATGTGATACTGAAGAGGAGCATCGTTAATCCGAAAAACATGTCTGAAGTACGTCCCTCTACCGTTTGCGACAATCCCAATGTCAAAAGCAAGCCAACGAAAAAGATCGAGAAAGTTGGAATCATTGGAAAGTCTCCAAGTCTTTTTCTTGTGAATAAGTGAACCACTAAAGGTATGGAAACCAAGGAAGCAGCACCCAACCCATACACTGCAAGGTAAACATCAGTAATAGGCACATGTCGAGCTACCCAATACAACAATGATATTGCTTGGACAGAAAAACACGAAAACATGTAGAAGACATATGTGATGCTCAATGTAGTAGTTAACAGCATTTGCCCTATCAACATCATGCAGACAGTAATGGCAATAGAAATGAACAGTAGGTCAAATCTAAAAATCAGCAAAACATTCACTACAATGAACGCTACTGAAAACAAGGCGAGGTAAGCGTTTACGTTATTGAGAAGGTTTTTTCTTAGACGGGTGAACACATCCAATTCATTTTTCCCTCAGGCTATAAGCGTATTAGCTTAGACTATCGGATTCGTTCCAGCTCCTGAACCCAAAACGAATCTCGATTGAATACTACCTGCCTGTTCTTTGTGTCAACATAAGGTTTTCCACGAGTCATCATACAATTCCCCAAACAGACCTATGCATAATGCCGGAAGCTTGTTGTTGACACCTAGAGTAGTTGGGCATCAGCATCCATACAGTCAGGAGTCCGCAAACATGGAAGTAGTAGTCAACGTACACGCGGCGCAGACTACTACTTCTAAACCTGAAGCACCTCGGCATTACTACAATTTCTATGCAGAAGCTAACGACTCGTAAAAATTCAGATCGCTATAAACAGTCTGCGCCTGCAAGTTCAACTACAACGGTCCAAGCACAGCCAGCAACACAACCATGTCGGCTTTCACGCTATCGCGGCTCTTCTCAGCACTGCTAAGTCGCCCTCCTCAGGTGAAAGGTCGGTGGGAACAAACAAGTGCCCATTGTAGTAATCCATGCTGCTTATTTCAGGT
It encodes the following:
- a CDS encoding nitroreductase/quinone reductase family protein, whose translation is MDVSRVADEKYIYLTTRGRKTGNPHTVELWFAIAGKKIYLSHEGAYTDWMKNILEDGRVEFKIGKIQFKGNARIAKGGEAFELGKHALYLKYYGNADEDTINDWFSESTIIEISTIDML
- a CDS encoding GNAT family protein, giving the protein MVDLERLYDNIKDAQWFFIEKKDGTKIGFISHFLSAGETEIGYNIVPNERNKGYANEAIQVIIDYLFLSKDIMRIQAKADTENVQSWKALEKAGFKREGILRRTFYCRGKWRDDCIYSIIREEWKEPKILTKTTSR